Within Mustela lutreola isolate mMusLut2 chromosome 10, mMusLut2.pri, whole genome shotgun sequence, the genomic segment AAGGGTGATAGGTAGTTAGATTCTCACAGAGTGGAGACAGGGCAGCATGGTAAATTACTCTAGAAAGGGGAAGTGAGGGGTGAGTCCTGGCAAAAGAGAAGTGTAAGAGGAAAATTTATCCTTGTCCACCCTAATGGAAAGTGATTCCGTGGGAAAGACCAGTCTCTGTGGGAGCAGCTGGGGTAGCTCTCCCTCTGGCCTCGTGTCTTTCCTGGCCATGCAAGTAGCTTAGAGCCTCATTCCTCCAGATCTTGGGCGGCTCCAAAGTCAGCTACTCACAAAAAGGATAGGAGAAACTTGCTACCTATAAAGACTTCCAGCATGAAAGCCAGGAAGTTATTAACGTCCAACTCCAGGGACGATATACCCAGCCTATCCCCACACTGAGCTGATGGAGCTCTGAGAGGGTGCAGGGTCATGTGACTTATGGTTCTGAGCCTGACCTACCAGGGCCACCCCATGGCCCCATCTGTATACACCAGTTTCTCCTGGTTTGACCCCTGGGGTCCAACATCACTGTCTTCCTCCTAAACCTGTACCAAGCCTCCCGCCTTTTGGTTAAAGAAGGTAATGCAGGGTTTGGCTTAGAAATAATAGAGGTATAATATGtgaatataattataaatcaTGAATTATAATTGATTAGATCAAATCATGAATGCTAATGGATCATAATAAATGTGTTATCATGAGAGATTTCTAAATAAAAACGTTGGTTGCAAAAATTCTATTTATGTCATGGGCTGGGTGCTGGCGCTGTCACAATTTCCTAATAGCTTCTTTCCCAGTGTTTCCTGTTACTTGACTCACGAGACCCTTCCCAGAACTGCCTGATACCCACACTTCTGGCATCCACACAGATCATaaattcccattaaaaaaaaaaatgaggaagtaaCAACAGGATGCTGTATTTCATTTGGAATCATTACCTCATTGTCTGCGCTGATGTCTGCTTTATCTTAAATTTCATGTATTATcaatttttaattgtgataaagATTATTGATGGCTCCCCAATATTccattctttcccttcttccaaCTTTTATTACTTCAAAGTCGTAGAATTGGGGCAATGTCCTCactaactgactttttttttttttttaagattttatttatttatttgacagagattacaagtaggcagagaggcaggcagagagaaaggaggaagtaggctccctgctgagcagagagcccgatgcggggctcgatcccaggaccctgggatcatgacctgagctgaaggcagaggctttaacccactgagccacccaggcgccccactaactGAATATTCTTACTGATGCATAAGTACCCTTTCTAGCAAGCCTACATTAAACATAATTCTTGCCTTGTTCCTTGAGAATGTCCTTGGCATCTTATACTTCCCTGGGAACTTTTAATAAGCATTCATTCTCTGGTTCAGACTGGTCCAAATTTTCCTAGATAGGCTTTCACTGAAGGTcatttttctgaataaatatttgtcacaACGTATGTTTTCACATATTTCTCATGAGAGGATAAAACTGAAGCATATTAttgagtttttcctttttaaaagaagttttcagaaaaataggCCTATATTATTTTTTGACTCCTATGTCTAGGATAAACCTGGCATTTATAGCCAAGAGCGTGGGTCCTACAATCCAATTATATTATAATCACTTACTGCTGGGATAAATTTATTGATGACAGGAATCTAGACAGATAACCACAACTCTTCAAACCAGTCTTAGTGTTGGCTTGGTGTAACAGTACAGACATTATTGgggaagtaaaatatttttctactgtCAAAATGGAAATCTCCATTGATGATAAAATACGTACATATATGTACTATCTTTTGAATAATTGCCAATAAGGCATGGTGATTTCTCACTCAGTACACAAGAAGCTATGCCACCTAGCAAAAAGATAACGACTTTTATCTTTACAATTTGGctgagtttttttatttatagatGTTGGGGGACAGATGTTAGGAGGCCTCGCCCAATGAATAGAATGACTAGATTCTGTGTATGGAATTACTTAAAACCAATGTCACCAATTTAAGTGTGGATAATATGGGACAAAGTCCAACTATTGTGGAGGAAGGCGGTCCTGGGTGCTAGGACTCTAATGGTATAGTTTATAGTATAGACCAACACCTATGGTACAGACCAGGAGTTGACACATGGCAGTTCAATGTCCTATAGGAccattatgtgtgtgtggtttttaattatttttaaattccagcatAAATAACATATCATGTTATAATAGCCATTATATGTTTTATGGGAGGCCTATATTATTTATTAGCTgtatatgaccttgggcaaataacttaacctctgtacctcagttttttcatccatTAATTGGAATGTGTATATTGTTATACACAGCATAGGCCCTGGGACACAATGAGCATCCAAGAAATGCTGGCTCTTGTCATAATTCTTGCTAGCATTGTCACCATTATTACTCTGGTGATAATTGGTGAAATTGGACATGGTGCTGTCCTCCAGAGCAAATTCATACCTATAGCTGGCCTCCTAGCCATCAATTAGGCCCAAATTTTGGCATCAGTGCCCTTTTGAGTCAAACTCACTTAGTTTTAACCACAGTCCACACCTGCCTCTCTTCTTCACAAGGCCGTTAGCAAGCCTAGGAAAAGAGAGCTGCACTATGTTTATAAGCTAAATAGAAGGTTGTCACATGATCAACAGCATGAAACGTCCTCTTTCTTGCCTAGAAGAGGTCTCCCCCCAGTTTTTGTTCcaaggggagggaaaagaaaccTCCCTCTCACCTGGACGGCTTGATGAAGTTTATCGGCAAAGTACAGCGGTGTGTTCCTGATCACCGAGActggaagcagagagggagagatggagagagctgGCTTAAAAAGAGCCAGGCGAGAGCCCTACCCCGCATGTGCTCAGCAGGCCCTACCTAGGCTGAGCAGGGCCGCCTGAGCATCTCCGTGGAAGAGGTGGTGGATGGTCTTCTCTAGCTCGTGCCCAGTACACCGCTGGTACTGATCGAACACTTGTGGTAGGTGTGGGAGGTAGTTAGAAAGATAAATGGGTGCGGAGATTGATAATCACAGAGAAGGATAAGCCCTTGGCCCAAACTCATCATTACAGTAAGCTGGGAAGACAAGAAGTCTTGTGTGTACCTCGGACGAGGTGTTCAGGATTTCGCTGGGTGAAGATTAGGACCCATGTGCCCTCTGTGCTGGGCCCTTCAGCCTGCCTTAATGCCTGGGAAGGAGGAGTAATCCGGGATCATTGGTTGGGGGTAAGGGAGCCACAGTTGTGATGTTCCCAGAATCCATCATCATGGTGGTGGAAACGGGATTCAGAGTGGAAAAGCTTAATGGGACCTGTGAAGCTATTGCTTCTATTTATGattaaaacagacaaacaaaaaaggaataggGCTAAGATAGGGACTCTGCCCTCACAGCCCAATTCCCCAATGTGGGGAAATCCTGGCACTCAATGAATTAAATAATCTCCAAGGAAAGGTCTGAGGAGGGTTcccccacccagatgcccctgagagGATACTGTGTCAGTTGAGGAGCTCACTTCCTGTGAGTTCAGGAATCAGAGGCTAAGTAAGTGAACGGGCTTCAGATGGTCACTAATTGACACTTCATGTCCTCACCTGTCCCTGAGGACTCCTTCCCCAAGGCAAAGAGAGGTTTGCAGGACAAGCGGGTACACCTGTCCCTGGCTCTAGGAGCCACTGGAGGAGGGTGTCTTACGTGCACGGCCAGGCAAGCTCCTTGCCCCTGCTCACCTGGACATCCTGTTCCACCAGGTTATAGTCGATGATTCCAGAGTAGCTCTCGCGACCCCCCTAGAAGAAACTCTCTCAGGAGGACTTTCTGAGGGGGAGCTTTTTACCTCCAGGACAACCAACCACACTCCTCCCCTCAAAACCTTCTCTTGCTAATTACACCCGAGCAATGCTGCCCGCTCCCCCACAGGCCAGTCCTCTTCACCTTGGCCAGGGCTAGGAGCAGTTCCTGCAAGATGCCGCTGGTCTCAGATTTGATGTCCTCCTCAGCCTCAACCTGGAAATCTGGGGTAGGGTTAGGAGCTCTCTGAAGTCTGATTTTTCCCAGTGTAGCTATTCCCTGTCATATGCCCAGCCCACTGCCTACACTGTCATCTCTGGCTGGGGGGAGCTTGATGGCTGCCAGTTCCCAGGATGGAAGGCAGAAGCACCATCATGGCCACCCTGAAAACAGCCCGAAGCCACGAGTAATGCAAGCGCTGTAGGGTCATGCATCAAGCGGGGACAACCTGCTTGGGGAAGGAGGCAGTCAGCGGGGACGGGGACACCTCCATTGTGAGGCCAGATGGCTAGGGTCTGACCCCCTCACTGAGGCAAGGAGAAGTGACGTGGAAGGATgtgaagaagtgaaagaaaaagaagaaggaaaagaaaaccagaagcaAGAAGTGAGAGGTAGGAGAAAGATTAAGACAGGCTGAGAATGGGCACAAAGGAAAACTGGGGAAAGacaaaaaagagggggggggtgTTCAGATGCGGAGGAGAGAAGGCCAGTAAGCAATGAGTGGCTGAGGCATGTGGCAGTCAAGCAGGGGCCTGAGGGGGAGTACCGATAACTTAGAGAGCAggtcccccaccctccccccgggATGCAGCAAGGTTCCATTCAGCCTGGGATGTGGTGTGACGGCAAAATCAGGAAGGGGCTGGGAAGATGACATGGGTACCCTCAGGACTATCACAGTGCCCAACGTTGTCATTACCTTGGAATCTGCCCCGGAGCCCCCGACTAAGATGGCTAATCattgcttctctttctttaatgATCACATCTGGCTCTTGCCCCTGGGAGACTGAATACTGGCAAGGGTGAGTTGGGGGAGACACCCCAAGGGAATAGCGCTGGGGCAAACAGGTCCCCAGAAGGCGTGCCTGTAGGGAGGGTGGGAGAGCAGGGGCTGTCCTGCCATCCCTTCCCCCCTCCTCATATGCTCTTACTATGTTTGTAGACCATCAGGCACTCCTGCAGCTGGGCTGGGCTTCGGGTGGCAAAAATTTCCACAGCCACATCCTCAGGAGAACCAGAGCTCTACAAGAAATTGGGAGACCACTTTGACACTGGGCCATGCCATGAGGATGGTAGAGAGCAGAGGCTGACCACCTGTCAGTGTGGGCTGTGTAAAGGGGACCCCTGCCAAGTCGACCTTCTGGAGCAGGCAAAGGCAAGTTGGTCAACCCTCTCCTCCCCTCATTGGTGTCCTCActtccttgatggctagtgagcTTCTACTCCTGGTACCTTCAAGGCTGTCCTCAATTCCTGGGCATCGAACTGAGCAGCAGGCTGCAGCAAAGCCATCACGATCCTCTCGAGGCTGCCAGAGAGTGCCGCCTGCAGGGACTTCCGTAGGTCCTACAATAAATGGTCCCCGTAGCAGAGGAGTGGAAACCATGGGGAGGGCCCCGGATGTGTGGGGATCTCTGGGGAGATCTGGTGGGCTGCTGTTGGCTGTACTCCATGTCTTCTAAGGGGCTGCTCACCCCAGTCTGCTGCTCCTGGGAAGCCAGTGGCCTCACCTGTTGGGTGCGCTCCTGGAAGACTCGAGAGATGAGCTGCCTTTGCTCTCTGCTCCTGTTGGTCAGTACGCCCACGATGGCACTGTGGTCCACACCTGAACAGAGATGAGGGCTGGGCTATCAGCTGGGCAGAAGCCAACAGAGTCTATACAGGGCAGGGACCTCCTTCTTCCCAGACTTGAAGCCTcctgaggaggagagaaggcgatCCAGGAAAGGGCTGTGAACAGCAGGGGTTGCGACACCTCCACTTCCATTTGGCCTCAAAAGAAGATGCAGGGCTGCCTGGGGGGTCTCAGCtagaactcttgatttcagctcaggtcacagtcttaggctctgtgctcagcagaagtctgcttaagattctccccctctgcccctcacttcaCCGCTCctgagcattctctctctctcaaaaaaaaaaaaaaaaaaaaaagaattaaaaaagaagacccaaataAGATGCCAAAATGGCATGTGAACCTGATCCAAAATTAGGTGAAGCTGACCTGGTGTGGTGGGGGAGAAATGTCTTGTTGATCATAGACTTAGATTAGAACCCCAGCCCTGCCAttatgagctgtgtgaccttgggccagccTCTTTGTCTCACCAAGCCTgtctcctcacctgtaaaatggaaataagactTACCTCACAAGGGTGTCCTGAGAATGGGAATGACATACCTACCATGGTACTTGACATACAAGAATTAAggcattccacaaacatttactgaacaacatcacttcctccttccttcttggtCTGCAGACTGGTTTCTAAAAGGTGGAtccccaggggcagagggaaaagggctCACCTTGGCCTGCAATGGCCCTCAGCAGCCTTTGCACGTCCTTGTCCACGCTGAAGCTCAAGAAGGTCCTGAGGGTGCCCAGGGTTCCCCAAGCTGCAGTCTGTAAGAACAtgagaggtgggaggttggggggagagTCACATGTCTGCACACGCCTGCCCCAGTGCCTCAGCAGGGCCCTTGGCCTGGTCTCAGGGCCCGCTCTCCCTTTTCCCATCCCCTATTCTCTCACAGCCCTGGAGTTGATATAGTAACAGTGATTCTGATGATCACAGTCCCTACCTTGTTGGCCAGGCCCAGGTGGCTGAGGATCTCCTGGGTCAGGGATGGTCTTGTCTTCCCACTGGTTACAGACATGGTATGACTGGCTGTCCCAAGGAGGGAAACAGGAGCGAACTGTGGAGAATTTCCTGGCCCTTTGGGCCTCTTTATGACCCCCAGAGCCCTGAGGCCCATGTCCCACGCTGTTCCTTTCCCATGTTGCAGAAAGAAAATATCGACCAGTTTGGCAGGTTTGGGAGCCCAAATGGAGGGGTAAATGAAAGTCCCCATCTTCCCTACCTCTCACCCCTCCTTCAGGAAGCGAGGATTGATCAGGAATGCTGCTAGAATAAGCACCAAACAAACCCTCCCTGACTCCAGGGTGGGTCCCAAGGCTTCCAAACTTTGATCTCAGGGGGATGACCCCCTTCTGAGATCCACATCCCTTCCTTCTGGTGGTCTGGCTAGGGATTCCTGAGGCGGTGTAGGGGAGGTGAGGTGATGTGGCTGGATGAAGTGTGTGGGGTAGGAGATAATAACTCCGAAAACACCCACCCCCCTTCAGCCCCAGCCCAGGAGTAAGTAAGCTTCTGGCCCCCTGCCCACCAGGCTGCCTACCTGTTGCTGGCCTTTCCCCCTCAGAGTCTCTGACAGTGACCTTCAGCTCAGCAGGTGGGACTCCGGGGCTGATGTACTCGTTCCTATGGGTGCATAGGTGCCTGACAAGGGAGCAAGCCCTcaccttagaaaaagaaaactcctttctccctctcccaagggATCCACaagctttccctcctcccttcccccacgaGGGCCCAGGGCCAACGCTTACCCAGAGGTGCTGGGGGAGAGGTGGCCGCTGTCACAGCCTGGCAGTTGCCAGTGTGGGCACCAGCTTCTGTGTGGTCTGCTAGAGGAGAGGGGGCGTGTGCAGCCTGGGCTGGGCAGCCAGTCAGATGACCTCTCTAGCAGCCCCGCCCAGCTGTCACCTCCCGCTGCCGGCCCCTCCCAAATGTGGGAGAGGACCAGGCCATACCTGGTCCCACAGGCAAACCCCTCCCAAGCATCTTTCCTCCCAGGAGCCAGGCCGCAGCCCCTGGAGAGAATTTTCCTAAGCCTTTGGGCGCTCAGCGGGACACAAGGGGCTTTGTGCGTCGCTTTCCCCGTCAGGCCAGGTGGGACCACAGAAGCCCAGTCTTCTGACCTggctctgcctctggccccagcTCCCTGGGGGGACAGGTCAGACAGGCTCCAGGCTGATTTAGAAGGCTGATAGAGAAAAACCTGTTGGGGCACATACCAGCGGGACACCCCAGCCTGCACACCCCAGAGGGGGTCCTAACCCCCAAACTCCCTATTAACTTATCAGAGCCAGCCAGCCtgggtgggaagggcagggggactGTTTGGATctgtgaggaagaaagagagcaggTATTTGAGAGTGGGAGCAGATCAGCAGAGTCACGAGAGAAAATCGCAAAGGGTGTTCCCTGTGGACAGAAGCATCATGGTCCCAAAAGGCgacagggagatgggagaggctACCTGGGTTCCTGTGTCTTAGATTCCTTCTGGTGCCTTTTGGCTGCGACGCAACCGCAGCAGCTAGGCTTGGGGCTGTCGGTGCACAGAGTAGCAGCTGAACAGCCCTGGGGAGCCCGGGGAGCCCCTGAGCACGCAGTCACTTGATCCCCACAGCCAGCTCCCTGGGACCTAGAAGCTgtctccttcctgcttccctagggaggtggggggggggggactgggcACAGAAGCTGGAGGGCTGTTCCcactcctctgtccctctccccgccAAGGAAGGCCCTTGTTGGTTCTCTTACATCCCTGAGGAGGGatctgcctctcttcctcagaGCAGACTAGACCTCAGAATGCACGAAGGGAAATTTCCTGGGTGGCAGTCACTGCTTCTCACTTTGTGTCCTGTTAAAGTGGAAAACATCCACCAATTTTTGCCATGAGAATATGGGTTCAAGGCCCAGCTCTGCAGCTTTTTCTGTTCTGTAATCCCAGCTAGTCATTTcaggtctctgtgtctgtttctttacCTGAGAAAAAAATGGGACTGTTGGGAGAGGCTGAAGAGGCTGAAATGTGTGGAGAGGGCATCCTGGGTGGACTGAATTATGTAATATATGTGACTGCATTTGGCAGAGAAAAATGCCTTTGAAAATAAGTCTGctagatttaataaataaaaatacaggacactcagttaaattagaatttcagGTAAACAACTAATGATTTGTTGGTATTAAGTATGACCCAACTTTTTCATGGGATATACTTAGGATAGCAatcatttgttgtttatctgaaactgTGATTTAACTGAGCATCCTGTAATTTACCTGGCAACTTGGAAGATGGGACTCAGTTTCAGCATGGTGATTAAAAGCAAAGGTTCTGGAGCCAGACTTCTTGAACTCAGAATTCTGGTCTGCTATGTGACCTTAGCAATTAtctcaacttttctttcttcttttaaaaaattttaaatatattttatatattatatatattattttatattttatttatcgatcagacagagagagagaacaagcagggggagcagcagagggcaaagctgactccccactgagtaggaagagtctgatgtggggctcgatcccaggaccctgggaccatgacctgagccaaaggcagatacttaaccaattgagctacccagttATCCCTCCCTCAACCTTTCCGtgctcaatttcctcatcttcaaAGCAGAGGTAATAATAGTGTTTATATTATAAgctattgtgagaattaaataaattaatacatgtagagcactttttttattttttaaaagatttttatttatttgacagagagagacacagcgatagaaggaacacaagcagagggagtgggagagagaaaggcaggctcccctccaagcggggagtccgatgtggggctggaacccaggacccaggatccagaatcatgacctgagccaaaagcagatggtTAAACCAACCAGTTAACCAACCAGTTAatggtctgagccacccaggcaaccagtTAGAAAAGTGCTCTGCACAGACTAGCAGGTCCACATTTCAAAATGTTAACTTATATGTAACAATAAATATTGATATAATGtatgttattttataatgataactGTTACTGTTAACTTGTCTCCCTGTGGAGTCCAGTTTTGGCTCTGTTCTGCAACTTCTATCTTGCCAATCTTCAATCTGGCCACAGGAGGGCATTAGAAGCCACCGAGAGCCGAGAGCCCCCTAGTGGCCACTTGAAGTCTTCAAGGCTCTGGCTCCACCCACAGATGGCCCCGGGCTCCTTTTGCGCACTTGTTAGAAAGTGCAGTCTCCGGAGAACGTCAGGTTCTAGGCGGGCAGGCATGGTCAGCAGAAGAGCCCCAAGGAGACACCTACTCAAGggtccccccactcccacccccgagACCTCGAGACACTTGCAGGAGACTTCCTAGGCTGGGTTACCCCAACAGAGTGTCTTCGCAGCCCCAGTCCCATGCCTTTGGCCTTCTCTGCCCTTTAGAGTCCATTCTGGGCACACGTTccaagtaggtttagagggaaatGAAGGGAGAGAGGGCTCTTATTTTCTCAGTCCGAACTTCTGTGAGGGATTCCTGGCAGATCAGCAGGGCGGAATCCCGAGTTTGAAGGCGGCAGGCTGAACCGCAACTACAGGGCAGAAGAGTAATCCTTGGGGTCCAGGAGTGTGAGAAGGGAGAATGTAAGATGCGTTTACAGCTGCTTCACTGAAACTTGGTGGAATCTCACTCCTTTTGtcctggtgttttgttttgttcaactCCAGGGCCAGATTGAGGTTGTTTTCCAATTTACTAATCACCTTTCACCCCCATGCTCTGTATTTTAGAATTTCAGAGTAGGAGGGGTTCTTGGAGATGACTGGTCTGCCACCCTCTTATTACTGACTCAGGAAGCGGAGTGAACCAGATCCAGGTCTCCTAacttctcctgtgttttcttcattaCTTGGATGAGGGCATAGCTGATTTGGGGTCTGTCTTAGTAGAGGATATAGGGGACAGGCGTAAAAAATACAGCCTCATCTGTTGACTCCTGAATAAGGTTTCAACTCCAACTCCATATTGCTCTTCTGCAAAATCTCGCACTGCATGCTTTCTGAACGCATAGAAATTCCTCCtgggtatttttctctttttatgaaacCGTTTCTCCCCAGAGCTCCTGGCACCTGAGTTCCTCTGCTCACGTAGTAGCCATGCTCTAGTCCTTTACCCAAACAGGCTTCTGCATTGCACAAGCCACCCAGACTTTCCTCAGCTGGGGTCCATGTCTTTTGCTGTCCTAGAAGCCTGCCCAGATACTTAAATCCCAGCTTGAAGGCTGATGGTGTCCTCTGCCTCAGGCCACCTCAGCAGCCCTTACAGAGGAAGTGAGTCACAGCCAGGCAGGCAGCTTGGGGCACTGTGGGCGTGGCCATGCCTGCCCAGGGCACTGGGGGATGGGTCAGAAAGGTGGTGATCAAAATCCCCTGGTCCAGCTGaggtggggagtgtgtgtgtgggggggtggtgggggtgggggtggggtgtgtgtgtgtgtgtgtgtgtgtgtgtggcgagCAGGCCCGAGCTACTGTCCTAAGTATGTTGACAGAACTAGTAGCATCATTCTAATGCTGCCTAAAGGCAGTTCCCTTTCACAGCCACCTTCTCTTTtgtctcctgggggaggggtaaCCCCTCTTATCTTTATTTCTCAGGCCTTGACTATCCGACTTCTGTCCCCAAACTTCCCCTGCTCACTACTATCTTAAAAGTAAGTTGAACAGTCTTCAGTCCTCTaaggaattatttaaaaagtcttgTGGGCACCTTGGAGAAACTTGGCGTCTAGGAAAACTTCTTGGGAAAAGGTCTCCGAAGCTAAAGGAAAAGAACCAAACAGTACAGAGGCATGAGGAATTAGAGAGGGACCCAAAGGTTAGCTGGAGCTCTAAGCAGAGACACAACCCTTCTGGAAAAGGATGTGTGGGTACATAGCAGAGAGGAATCTGGGGAGGACTCTCAAGAAAGGTAGAGGGAACTTTGGATTGGAAGGCAGAAGAGGGTTACACATAAGCAGAGCTAATCAGGGAGGAATTCATCCTGGGGCAAATGAAAACAGAGCTGGAGGGCTTGAAGAGAATTGTAAAATCGGGCAGGTCAGGCTAAAAAAGGTGGCTGGTCTGGGTGGAGATGGGCCAGGGGTTGGGCCAGTAGTTCTCATTTCTCTACTGGTAGGAATGAATGGGGTGAGGGTTCTGCTACAGAGAGCAAACGAACAAATAGCTTGGATATCAGTCAGCTTCTGCTTCTCTACCTTTCCAGAAAGAGCCTTAGGTGAGGGCCAAGCTCTCAATTGGGATAGTGGGGAGGTCGCTCTCCTTCCTGAGAGCTATCAAAACGCCTGAACTTGACCAGATAAACCATGAAAGAAGCTACTGTCCAAGATTCTAACTGTGACAGGACAAAAATACCAACATTTCATCGAGGTAAAAAACGAAGTTACCCCTAAGTGGCGTAAACGCCAGCTCTCTTTCTAAACAAACTTTCAAACACATCCTAGCCGCATTCCGGCATTCCGTCCGTGCTAGGATTCCA encodes:
- the ANXA9 gene encoding annexin A9, which encodes MSVTSGKTRPSLTQEILSHLGLANKTAAWGTLGTLRTFLSFSVDKDVQRLLRAIAGQGVDHSAIVGVLTNRSREQRQLISRVFQERTQQDLRKSLQAALSGSLERIVMALLQPAAQFDAQELRTALKSSGSPEDVAVEIFATRSPAQLQECLMVYKHNFQVEAEEDIKSETSGILQELLLALAKGGRESYSGIIDYNLVEQDVQALRQAEGPSTEGTWVLIFTQRNPEHLVRVFDQYQRCTGHELEKTIHHLFHGDAQAALLSLVSVIRNTPLYFADKLHQAVQNLKPNYQVLMRILISRSETDLLSIRAEFKKKFGKSLYSSLQEAVKGDCRSALLALCRAEDL